From Salvia splendens isolate huo1 chromosome 16, SspV2, whole genome shotgun sequence, a single genomic window includes:
- the LOC121771518 gene encoding uncharacterized protein LOC121771518 isoform X2 encodes MRSRSHRLPAAEPRHDDWVDGSWTVDCVCGVTFDDGEEMVDCDECGVWVHTRCSRYVKSEKSFACDKCKSKNSGVRNESEETEVAEFLLELPTKTLTMENLNPPPVASRRPFRLWTDIPMEERVHVQGVPGGEPASFSGIGMSSVFGPQLWKSTGYVPKKFNLRYTEFPLLSQGKVEEKEDEDMDTTNGEKNANRTDNGARVLFSLLKKHDGASPATLVDSVNSKGVVERGACPERVAPRQKKKSDGDKPHFAPDDGIKKKKKNSVTVVLNSGKCKKEDLGASKDLNVRKKVRATDKESDVKKRPVHGSKAGDGKRLGLSQGKGCKADSDDLQCGKVLGDQPLDPLRECATNLASNEHGQEVTARNDVSNGEMLRVGNKEAQVPLESVNVFKTCNGVESLTEANSPQRLLVKEEVTVSVRTGSFEKELVAAAHVRITVADAKKSDQSQDLVIDETNPRPIKKLRSKLDSDNHGDHLVDSLHLSEVKLDEPKASTQFPGLSVNVVTGEDKVVGMSTLKTEANVAKVLEASRSLTVGCPRTDKPDESAGVIPHSKREHSGPEVSRGGRKKSSGLKPSSEVAEELLKSNGTSRCHSTASYQRKSGVTVLRSTSSSGIRSKSSENYMAATAQKSSVHSRQELSDSSQGTMKDNAFADKVERVDTSGRPKKLVKESSGSGSATKMSESNNFSNSSASKKPSSDLKDPSIHFSRVPLGSNVASSHVTGECTSPPSAEGSSSKALASAVPGKGEKSYHTGCNPPSKGHVASMTSPASSNVPAILSDEELALLLHHELNSSPRVPRVPRMRNAGSLPQLTGPTATSVLMKRTVSGGKDQGMVSRRRTKDFSVDGSHAPPKVDNEAKKMERKLTSPDNRRQDSSYGVEQVLSKEADGGLVKSVQSMKKKNMNSSISSSVYANEHNISSSRLSSRSAAADDPRMVGRQTNLTLPGLIAEIMSEGKRMTYDELCNAVLPHWPHLRKHNGDRYAYSSHSQAVLDCLRNRSEWACLVDRGPKTNGSRKRRKLDTDSLSIESEDNEDQRVKDSKDAGSKSFESHQGKRKARKRGRLGLQGRRIVRGRRRAGFVSDDESESFSYSSEDSMSSEEEIQGGGTSGVGSEVSASSDEVQ; translated from the exons ATGAGAAGCCGTTCGCATCGGCTTCCCGCAGCGGAGCCCCGCCACGACGACTGGGTGGACGGCTCATGGACGGTGGACTGCGTTTGCGGCGTCACTTTCGACGACGGCGAGGAGATGGTTGATTGCGATGAGTGCGGGGTGTGGGTGCACACGCGCTGCTCGCGCTACGTCAAGAGCGAGAAATCTTTTGCTTGTGACAAGTGCAAGAGCAAGAACAGCGGGGTTAGGAATGAGAGCGAGGAGACAGAGGTGGCCGAGTTTTTGCTTGAGTTGCCGACCAAGACGCTGACAATGGAAAATCTGAATCCACCGCCGGTAGCATCGCGTAGGCCTTTTAGGCTCTGGACCGATATTCCCATGGAAGAGAGGGTACACGTGCAAGGAGTGCCCGGTGGGGAACCTGCTTCATTTTCCGGGATTGGTATGTCTTCCGTTTTTGGACCTCAGTTGTGGAAGTCTACTGGTTATGTTCCTAAGAAGTTTAACCTTAGGTATACTGAGTTTCCTCTGTTGAGTCAGGGCAAGGTTGAGGAGAAGGAAGACGAAGACATGGATACGACAAATGGTGAAAAGAATGCCAACAGAACTGATAATGGTGCTAGGGTTTTATTCTCTTTGTTGAAGAAACACGACGGTGCTTCGCCTGCCACACTGGTGGACTCCGTTAACTCGAAAGGGGTTGTTGAAAGGGGTGCGTGTCCAGAAAGAGTAGCACCTAGACAGAAGAAGAAGTCTGATGGTGATAAACCACATTTTGCCCCTGACGATGGcataaagaagaagaaaaagaattcGGTGACAGTTGTGTTGAACTCTGGAAAGTGCAAAAAAGAGGACCTTGGAGCATCGAAGGATTTAAATGTAAGGAAAAAGGTGAGGGCTACTGATAAAGAGAGTGATGTTAAAAAGCGGCCGGTTCATGGCTCGAAAGCAG GTGATGGAAAACGTCTGGGGTTATCTCAAGGTAAAGGCTGCAAGGCTGACAGTGATGATCTTCAATGTGGCAAAGTTCTTGGCGACCAACCATTAGATCCTCTTCGTGAATGTGCTACCAACCTAGCTTCAAATGAGCATGGTCAAGAGGTCACCGCTAGAAATGATGTTTCAAATGGTGAAATGTTACGGGTTGGTAATAAAGAAGCTCAAGTTCCACTGGAATCTGTGAATGTCTTCAAGACGTGTAATGGCGTGGAATCTTTAACTGAAGCGAATAGTCCCCAGAGATTGCTTGTAAAGGAAGAG gTTACTGTAAGTGTAAGAACTGGCTCATTTGAAAAGGAGCTTGTGGCTGCTGCGCATGTTAGAATTACTGTTGCAGATGCTAAAAAAAGTGATCAGAGTCAAGATTTAGTCATTGACGAGACCAATCCACGGCCTATCAAGAAACTGAGAAGCAAGTTGGATTCTGATAATCATGGGGACCATTTGGTTGACTCTCTACATTTGAGTGAGGTAAAATTAGACGAGCCTAAAGCCTCAACTCAATTTCCTGGATTGTCTGTTAATGTTGTCACTGGGGAAGATAAAGTGGTTGGGATGTCTACTTTAAAAACAGAAGCAAATGTAGCTAAGGTCCTTGAGGCTAGCAGGAGCCTTACTGTTGGCTGTCCTAGGACAGATAAACCTGACGAATCAGCTGGAGTTATCCCTCATTCCAAGAGAGAACATTCAGGGCCCGAAGTTTCCAGGGGAGGAAGAAAAAAGTCATCAGGACTTAAACCTAGCTCGGAAGTGGCTGAGGAATTACTCAAATCAAATGGCACATCAAGATGTCACTCAACAGCTTCCTATCAGCGTAAATCAGGAGTTACTGTATTGAGATCCACTTCATCTTCAGGTATCAGGTCCAAATCCTCTGAAAATTACATGGCTGCAACCGCTCAAAAATCCTCTGTTCATAGTAGACAAGAGTTGTCTGATAGCAGTCAAGGAACTATGAAAGACAATGCTTTCGCTGATAAAGTCGAGCGTGTAGACACAAGTGGGAGGCCAAAGAAATTAGTAAAAGAATCTTCAGGGTCAGGCTCTGCGACAAAAATGTCAGAGTCCAATAATTTTTCTAACTCATCTGCTTCAAAAAAACCCTCATCAGATTTAAAAGATCCCAGCATTCATTTTTCTAGAGTACCATTGGGCTCAAATGTTGCATCTAGTCATGTTACTGGTGAGTGCACTAGTCCTCCATCAGCAGAGGGTTCTTCCAGTAAAGCTCTTGCTTCAGCTGTTCCAGGAAAAGGTGAAAAGTCTTATCACACGGGATGTAATCCGCCATCCAAAGGACATGTGGCTTCAATGACCTCTCCAGCATCTTCAAATGTTCCTGCTATCTTGAGTGATGAAGAG CTTGCTTTACTTTTACACCATGAACTGAATAGTTCTCCAAGAGTCCCTCGGGTGCCACGCATGCGTAATGCTGGAAGTTTGCCTCAGTTAACAGGCCCAACTGCAACTAGTGTGCTCATGAAGAGAACTGTTAGTGGAGGAAAAGATCAGGGCATG GTTTCTAGGCGGAGGACTAAGGATTTTTCTGTAGATGGTTCGCACGCTCCTCCGAAAGTTGACAATGAAGCTAaaaagatggagagaaaacttaCTTCGCCGGATAACAGGAGGCAGGATTCCAGTTACGGTGTAGAACAGGTTTTAAGTAAAGAAGCAGATGGTGGTCTAGTTAAAAGCGTGCAatcaatgaagaagaaaaacatGAACAGCTCCATATCATCATCTGTATATGCTAATGAGCACAATATATCATCTAGTCGCCTGTCATCAAGGagtgctgctgctgatgatccaCGGATGGTTGGTCGTCAGACGAATCTTACTTTGCCTG GTTTGATTGCTGAGATTATGAGTGAAGGCAAACGCATGACTTACGACGAACTCTGTAACGCTGTTTTGCCG CATTGGCCTCACCTAAGGAAACATAATGGAGACCGCTATGCATATTCAAGCCACTCGCAGGCTGTTCTTGATTGTTTGAGGAACCGAAGTgaatgggcttgtttagttgaCCGTGGACCAAAG ACTAATGGGAGTAGAAAACGACGCAAACTTGATACTGATTCCCTGAGCATTGAATCAGAGGATAATGAAGATCAGAGAGTAAAAGATTCAAAGGATGCTGGGAGTAAGAGTTTTGAATCCCATCAAGGAAAGCGGAAAGCAAGAAAACGCGGGCGACTTGGTTTACAGGGAAGACGTATTGTCAGGGGGCGGCGTAGAGCTGGCTTTGTTAGTGATGATGAAAGTGaatcattttcttattctaGTGAAGATAGTATGTCCAGCGAAGAAGAAATACAGGGTGGTGGGACATCTGGAGTTGGCAGTGAGGTCTCGGCTAGTTCAGATGAGGTCCAGTAA
- the LOC121771518 gene encoding uncharacterized protein LOC121771518 isoform X1, giving the protein MRSRSHRLPAAEPRHDDWVDGSWTVDCVCGVTFDDGEEMVDCDECGVWVHTRCSRYVKSEKSFACDKCKSKNSGVRNESEETEVAEFLLELPTKTLTMENLNPPPVASRRPFRLWTDIPMEERVHVQGVPGGEPASFSGIGMSSVFGPQLWKSTGYVPKKFNLRYTEFPLLSQGKVEEKEDEDMDTTNGEKNANRTDNGARVLFSLLKKHDGASPATLVDSVNSKGVVERGACPERVAPRQKKKSDGDKPHFAPDDGIKKKKKNSVTVVLNSGKCKKEDLGASKDLNVRKKVRATDKESDVKKRPVHGSKAASTFSGDGKRLGLSQGKGCKADSDDLQCGKVLGDQPLDPLRECATNLASNEHGQEVTARNDVSNGEMLRVGNKEAQVPLESVNVFKTCNGVESLTEANSPQRLLVKEEVTVSVRTGSFEKELVAAAHVRITVADAKKSDQSQDLVIDETNPRPIKKLRSKLDSDNHGDHLVDSLHLSEVKLDEPKASTQFPGLSVNVVTGEDKVVGMSTLKTEANVAKVLEASRSLTVGCPRTDKPDESAGVIPHSKREHSGPEVSRGGRKKSSGLKPSSEVAEELLKSNGTSRCHSTASYQRKSGVTVLRSTSSSGIRSKSSENYMAATAQKSSVHSRQELSDSSQGTMKDNAFADKVERVDTSGRPKKLVKESSGSGSATKMSESNNFSNSSASKKPSSDLKDPSIHFSRVPLGSNVASSHVTGECTSPPSAEGSSSKALASAVPGKGEKSYHTGCNPPSKGHVASMTSPASSNVPAILSDEELALLLHHELNSSPRVPRVPRMRNAGSLPQLTGPTATSVLMKRTVSGGKDQGMVSRRRTKDFSVDGSHAPPKVDNEAKKMERKLTSPDNRRQDSSYGVEQVLSKEADGGLVKSVQSMKKKNMNSSISSSVYANEHNISSSRLSSRSAAADDPRMVGRQTNLTLPGLIAEIMSEGKRMTYDELCNAVLPHWPHLRKHNGDRYAYSSHSQAVLDCLRNRSEWACLVDRGPKTNGSRKRRKLDTDSLSIESEDNEDQRVKDSKDAGSKSFESHQGKRKARKRGRLGLQGRRIVRGRRRAGFVSDDESESFSYSSEDSMSSEEEIQGGGTSGVGSEVSASSDEVQ; this is encoded by the exons ATGAGAAGCCGTTCGCATCGGCTTCCCGCAGCGGAGCCCCGCCACGACGACTGGGTGGACGGCTCATGGACGGTGGACTGCGTTTGCGGCGTCACTTTCGACGACGGCGAGGAGATGGTTGATTGCGATGAGTGCGGGGTGTGGGTGCACACGCGCTGCTCGCGCTACGTCAAGAGCGAGAAATCTTTTGCTTGTGACAAGTGCAAGAGCAAGAACAGCGGGGTTAGGAATGAGAGCGAGGAGACAGAGGTGGCCGAGTTTTTGCTTGAGTTGCCGACCAAGACGCTGACAATGGAAAATCTGAATCCACCGCCGGTAGCATCGCGTAGGCCTTTTAGGCTCTGGACCGATATTCCCATGGAAGAGAGGGTACACGTGCAAGGAGTGCCCGGTGGGGAACCTGCTTCATTTTCCGGGATTGGTATGTCTTCCGTTTTTGGACCTCAGTTGTGGAAGTCTACTGGTTATGTTCCTAAGAAGTTTAACCTTAGGTATACTGAGTTTCCTCTGTTGAGTCAGGGCAAGGTTGAGGAGAAGGAAGACGAAGACATGGATACGACAAATGGTGAAAAGAATGCCAACAGAACTGATAATGGTGCTAGGGTTTTATTCTCTTTGTTGAAGAAACACGACGGTGCTTCGCCTGCCACACTGGTGGACTCCGTTAACTCGAAAGGGGTTGTTGAAAGGGGTGCGTGTCCAGAAAGAGTAGCACCTAGACAGAAGAAGAAGTCTGATGGTGATAAACCACATTTTGCCCCTGACGATGGcataaagaagaagaaaaagaattcGGTGACAGTTGTGTTGAACTCTGGAAAGTGCAAAAAAGAGGACCTTGGAGCATCGAAGGATTTAAATGTAAGGAAAAAGGTGAGGGCTACTGATAAAGAGAGTGATGTTAAAAAGCGGCCGGTTCATGGCTCGAAAGCAG CTTCAACGTTCTCAGGTGATGGAAAACGTCTGGGGTTATCTCAAGGTAAAGGCTGCAAGGCTGACAGTGATGATCTTCAATGTGGCAAAGTTCTTGGCGACCAACCATTAGATCCTCTTCGTGAATGTGCTACCAACCTAGCTTCAAATGAGCATGGTCAAGAGGTCACCGCTAGAAATGATGTTTCAAATGGTGAAATGTTACGGGTTGGTAATAAAGAAGCTCAAGTTCCACTGGAATCTGTGAATGTCTTCAAGACGTGTAATGGCGTGGAATCTTTAACTGAAGCGAATAGTCCCCAGAGATTGCTTGTAAAGGAAGAG gTTACTGTAAGTGTAAGAACTGGCTCATTTGAAAAGGAGCTTGTGGCTGCTGCGCATGTTAGAATTACTGTTGCAGATGCTAAAAAAAGTGATCAGAGTCAAGATTTAGTCATTGACGAGACCAATCCACGGCCTATCAAGAAACTGAGAAGCAAGTTGGATTCTGATAATCATGGGGACCATTTGGTTGACTCTCTACATTTGAGTGAGGTAAAATTAGACGAGCCTAAAGCCTCAACTCAATTTCCTGGATTGTCTGTTAATGTTGTCACTGGGGAAGATAAAGTGGTTGGGATGTCTACTTTAAAAACAGAAGCAAATGTAGCTAAGGTCCTTGAGGCTAGCAGGAGCCTTACTGTTGGCTGTCCTAGGACAGATAAACCTGACGAATCAGCTGGAGTTATCCCTCATTCCAAGAGAGAACATTCAGGGCCCGAAGTTTCCAGGGGAGGAAGAAAAAAGTCATCAGGACTTAAACCTAGCTCGGAAGTGGCTGAGGAATTACTCAAATCAAATGGCACATCAAGATGTCACTCAACAGCTTCCTATCAGCGTAAATCAGGAGTTACTGTATTGAGATCCACTTCATCTTCAGGTATCAGGTCCAAATCCTCTGAAAATTACATGGCTGCAACCGCTCAAAAATCCTCTGTTCATAGTAGACAAGAGTTGTCTGATAGCAGTCAAGGAACTATGAAAGACAATGCTTTCGCTGATAAAGTCGAGCGTGTAGACACAAGTGGGAGGCCAAAGAAATTAGTAAAAGAATCTTCAGGGTCAGGCTCTGCGACAAAAATGTCAGAGTCCAATAATTTTTCTAACTCATCTGCTTCAAAAAAACCCTCATCAGATTTAAAAGATCCCAGCATTCATTTTTCTAGAGTACCATTGGGCTCAAATGTTGCATCTAGTCATGTTACTGGTGAGTGCACTAGTCCTCCATCAGCAGAGGGTTCTTCCAGTAAAGCTCTTGCTTCAGCTGTTCCAGGAAAAGGTGAAAAGTCTTATCACACGGGATGTAATCCGCCATCCAAAGGACATGTGGCTTCAATGACCTCTCCAGCATCTTCAAATGTTCCTGCTATCTTGAGTGATGAAGAG CTTGCTTTACTTTTACACCATGAACTGAATAGTTCTCCAAGAGTCCCTCGGGTGCCACGCATGCGTAATGCTGGAAGTTTGCCTCAGTTAACAGGCCCAACTGCAACTAGTGTGCTCATGAAGAGAACTGTTAGTGGAGGAAAAGATCAGGGCATG GTTTCTAGGCGGAGGACTAAGGATTTTTCTGTAGATGGTTCGCACGCTCCTCCGAAAGTTGACAATGAAGCTAaaaagatggagagaaaacttaCTTCGCCGGATAACAGGAGGCAGGATTCCAGTTACGGTGTAGAACAGGTTTTAAGTAAAGAAGCAGATGGTGGTCTAGTTAAAAGCGTGCAatcaatgaagaagaaaaacatGAACAGCTCCATATCATCATCTGTATATGCTAATGAGCACAATATATCATCTAGTCGCCTGTCATCAAGGagtgctgctgctgatgatccaCGGATGGTTGGTCGTCAGACGAATCTTACTTTGCCTG GTTTGATTGCTGAGATTATGAGTGAAGGCAAACGCATGACTTACGACGAACTCTGTAACGCTGTTTTGCCG CATTGGCCTCACCTAAGGAAACATAATGGAGACCGCTATGCATATTCAAGCCACTCGCAGGCTGTTCTTGATTGTTTGAGGAACCGAAGTgaatgggcttgtttagttgaCCGTGGACCAAAG ACTAATGGGAGTAGAAAACGACGCAAACTTGATACTGATTCCCTGAGCATTGAATCAGAGGATAATGAAGATCAGAGAGTAAAAGATTCAAAGGATGCTGGGAGTAAGAGTTTTGAATCCCATCAAGGAAAGCGGAAAGCAAGAAAACGCGGGCGACTTGGTTTACAGGGAAGACGTATTGTCAGGGGGCGGCGTAGAGCTGGCTTTGTTAGTGATGATGAAAGTGaatcattttcttattctaGTGAAGATAGTATGTCCAGCGAAGAAGAAATACAGGGTGGTGGGACATCTGGAGTTGGCAGTGAGGTCTCGGCTAGTTCAGATGAGGTCCAGTAA
- the LOC121771518 gene encoding uncharacterized protein LOC121771518 isoform X3, giving the protein MDTTNGEKNANRTDNGARVLFSLLKKHDGASPATLVDSVNSKGVVERGACPERVAPRQKKKSDGDKPHFAPDDGIKKKKKNSVTVVLNSGKCKKEDLGASKDLNVRKKVRATDKESDVKKRPVHGSKAASTFSGDGKRLGLSQGKGCKADSDDLQCGKVLGDQPLDPLRECATNLASNEHGQEVTARNDVSNGEMLRVGNKEAQVPLESVNVFKTCNGVESLTEANSPQRLLVKEEVTVSVRTGSFEKELVAAAHVRITVADAKKSDQSQDLVIDETNPRPIKKLRSKLDSDNHGDHLVDSLHLSEVKLDEPKASTQFPGLSVNVVTGEDKVVGMSTLKTEANVAKVLEASRSLTVGCPRTDKPDESAGVIPHSKREHSGPEVSRGGRKKSSGLKPSSEVAEELLKSNGTSRCHSTASYQRKSGVTVLRSTSSSGIRSKSSENYMAATAQKSSVHSRQELSDSSQGTMKDNAFADKVERVDTSGRPKKLVKESSGSGSATKMSESNNFSNSSASKKPSSDLKDPSIHFSRVPLGSNVASSHVTGECTSPPSAEGSSSKALASAVPGKGEKSYHTGCNPPSKGHVASMTSPASSNVPAILSDEELALLLHHELNSSPRVPRVPRMRNAGSLPQLTGPTATSVLMKRTVSGGKDQGMVSRRRTKDFSVDGSHAPPKVDNEAKKMERKLTSPDNRRQDSSYGVEQVLSKEADGGLVKSVQSMKKKNMNSSISSSVYANEHNISSSRLSSRSAAADDPRMVGRQTNLTLPGLIAEIMSEGKRMTYDELCNAVLPHWPHLRKHNGDRYAYSSHSQAVLDCLRNRSEWACLVDRGPKTNGSRKRRKLDTDSLSIESEDNEDQRVKDSKDAGSKSFESHQGKRKARKRGRLGLQGRRIVRGRRRAGFVSDDESESFSYSSEDSMSSEEEIQGGGTSGVGSEVSASSDEVQ; this is encoded by the exons ATGGATACGACAAATGGTGAAAAGAATGCCAACAGAACTGATAATGGTGCTAGGGTTTTATTCTCTTTGTTGAAGAAACACGACGGTGCTTCGCCTGCCACACTGGTGGACTCCGTTAACTCGAAAGGGGTTGTTGAAAGGGGTGCGTGTCCAGAAAGAGTAGCACCTAGACAGAAGAAGAAGTCTGATGGTGATAAACCACATTTTGCCCCTGACGATGGcataaagaagaagaaaaagaattcGGTGACAGTTGTGTTGAACTCTGGAAAGTGCAAAAAAGAGGACCTTGGAGCATCGAAGGATTTAAATGTAAGGAAAAAGGTGAGGGCTACTGATAAAGAGAGTGATGTTAAAAAGCGGCCGGTTCATGGCTCGAAAGCAG CTTCAACGTTCTCAGGTGATGGAAAACGTCTGGGGTTATCTCAAGGTAAAGGCTGCAAGGCTGACAGTGATGATCTTCAATGTGGCAAAGTTCTTGGCGACCAACCATTAGATCCTCTTCGTGAATGTGCTACCAACCTAGCTTCAAATGAGCATGGTCAAGAGGTCACCGCTAGAAATGATGTTTCAAATGGTGAAATGTTACGGGTTGGTAATAAAGAAGCTCAAGTTCCACTGGAATCTGTGAATGTCTTCAAGACGTGTAATGGCGTGGAATCTTTAACTGAAGCGAATAGTCCCCAGAGATTGCTTGTAAAGGAAGAG gTTACTGTAAGTGTAAGAACTGGCTCATTTGAAAAGGAGCTTGTGGCTGCTGCGCATGTTAGAATTACTGTTGCAGATGCTAAAAAAAGTGATCAGAGTCAAGATTTAGTCATTGACGAGACCAATCCACGGCCTATCAAGAAACTGAGAAGCAAGTTGGATTCTGATAATCATGGGGACCATTTGGTTGACTCTCTACATTTGAGTGAGGTAAAATTAGACGAGCCTAAAGCCTCAACTCAATTTCCTGGATTGTCTGTTAATGTTGTCACTGGGGAAGATAAAGTGGTTGGGATGTCTACTTTAAAAACAGAAGCAAATGTAGCTAAGGTCCTTGAGGCTAGCAGGAGCCTTACTGTTGGCTGTCCTAGGACAGATAAACCTGACGAATCAGCTGGAGTTATCCCTCATTCCAAGAGAGAACATTCAGGGCCCGAAGTTTCCAGGGGAGGAAGAAAAAAGTCATCAGGACTTAAACCTAGCTCGGAAGTGGCTGAGGAATTACTCAAATCAAATGGCACATCAAGATGTCACTCAACAGCTTCCTATCAGCGTAAATCAGGAGTTACTGTATTGAGATCCACTTCATCTTCAGGTATCAGGTCCAAATCCTCTGAAAATTACATGGCTGCAACCGCTCAAAAATCCTCTGTTCATAGTAGACAAGAGTTGTCTGATAGCAGTCAAGGAACTATGAAAGACAATGCTTTCGCTGATAAAGTCGAGCGTGTAGACACAAGTGGGAGGCCAAAGAAATTAGTAAAAGAATCTTCAGGGTCAGGCTCTGCGACAAAAATGTCAGAGTCCAATAATTTTTCTAACTCATCTGCTTCAAAAAAACCCTCATCAGATTTAAAAGATCCCAGCATTCATTTTTCTAGAGTACCATTGGGCTCAAATGTTGCATCTAGTCATGTTACTGGTGAGTGCACTAGTCCTCCATCAGCAGAGGGTTCTTCCAGTAAAGCTCTTGCTTCAGCTGTTCCAGGAAAAGGTGAAAAGTCTTATCACACGGGATGTAATCCGCCATCCAAAGGACATGTGGCTTCAATGACCTCTCCAGCATCTTCAAATGTTCCTGCTATCTTGAGTGATGAAGAG CTTGCTTTACTTTTACACCATGAACTGAATAGTTCTCCAAGAGTCCCTCGGGTGCCACGCATGCGTAATGCTGGAAGTTTGCCTCAGTTAACAGGCCCAACTGCAACTAGTGTGCTCATGAAGAGAACTGTTAGTGGAGGAAAAGATCAGGGCATG GTTTCTAGGCGGAGGACTAAGGATTTTTCTGTAGATGGTTCGCACGCTCCTCCGAAAGTTGACAATGAAGCTAaaaagatggagagaaaacttaCTTCGCCGGATAACAGGAGGCAGGATTCCAGTTACGGTGTAGAACAGGTTTTAAGTAAAGAAGCAGATGGTGGTCTAGTTAAAAGCGTGCAatcaatgaagaagaaaaacatGAACAGCTCCATATCATCATCTGTATATGCTAATGAGCACAATATATCATCTAGTCGCCTGTCATCAAGGagtgctgctgctgatgatccaCGGATGGTTGGTCGTCAGACGAATCTTACTTTGCCTG GTTTGATTGCTGAGATTATGAGTGAAGGCAAACGCATGACTTACGACGAACTCTGTAACGCTGTTTTGCCG CATTGGCCTCACCTAAGGAAACATAATGGAGACCGCTATGCATATTCAAGCCACTCGCAGGCTGTTCTTGATTGTTTGAGGAACCGAAGTgaatgggcttgtttagttgaCCGTGGACCAAAG ACTAATGGGAGTAGAAAACGACGCAAACTTGATACTGATTCCCTGAGCATTGAATCAGAGGATAATGAAGATCAGAGAGTAAAAGATTCAAAGGATGCTGGGAGTAAGAGTTTTGAATCCCATCAAGGAAAGCGGAAAGCAAGAAAACGCGGGCGACTTGGTTTACAGGGAAGACGTATTGTCAGGGGGCGGCGTAGAGCTGGCTTTGTTAGTGATGATGAAAGTGaatcattttcttattctaGTGAAGATAGTATGTCCAGCGAAGAAGAAATACAGGGTGGTGGGACATCTGGAGTTGGCAGTGAGGTCTCGGCTAGTTCAGATGAGGTCCAGTAA